The Actinomycetota bacterium genome includes a window with the following:
- a CDS encoding aldo/keto reductase, whose translation MKMHRLGSQGPEISVIGFGAWEAGGDMWGPNPPEDEVIAAIRTGLDAGMSWIDTAEVYGRGKSEELVGRALVGRRDDVFVATKVGPEPSGSGFRAEEVREGCLASLKRLGTDWIDLYQLHWPDGTGVPLEETWAGMAALVEEGLVKFIGVSNYGREDIERFMSVRHVDSLQPHFSLLHLDNRELIRWCGDRGIGVVAYGPLAFGLLTGAITTETTFDPRDWRSGNGSSDLYDRLFAPGRIERSLAVVDGLRPIAERLGATVAQVALAWVWHQPGVTAAIAGSRDRRHAQDNAKAGDLELDSATFAEIEALISLGPDFA comes from the coding sequence ATGAAGATGCACAGGCTCGGCTCGCAGGGACCGGAGATCTCGGTGATCGGCTTCGGGGCCTGGGAGGCCGGCGGCGACATGTGGGGGCCGAATCCGCCGGAGGACGAGGTCATCGCCGCCATCCGCACCGGCCTCGACGCCGGCATGAGCTGGATCGACACGGCCGAGGTGTACGGGCGGGGCAAGTCCGAGGAGCTGGTCGGCCGGGCCCTGGTGGGACGGCGCGACGACGTCTTCGTAGCCACCAAGGTCGGCCCCGAGCCGAGCGGGAGCGGATTCCGGGCCGAGGAGGTCCGGGAGGGCTGCCTGGCCAGCCTGAAGCGCCTGGGGACCGATTGGATCGACCTGTACCAGCTGCACTGGCCGGACGGCACCGGCGTCCCGCTGGAGGAGACCTGGGCCGGGATGGCCGCCCTGGTGGAGGAGGGCCTGGTCAAGTTCATCGGGGTGTCGAACTACGGCCGCGAGGACATCGAGCGGTTCATGTCCGTCCGCCACGTGGACTCGCTCCAGCCGCACTTCTCCCTGCTGCACCTGGACAACCGGGAGCTCATCCGGTGGTGCGGCGATCGCGGGATCGGCGTGGTCGCATACGGGCCGCTCGCCTTCGGCCTGCTGACCGGCGCCATCACCACGGAGACCACGTTCGATCCCCGGGACTGGCGGAGCGGCAACGGGTCCAGCGACCTGTACGACCGCCTGTTCGCGCCGGGCAGGATCGAGCGGAGCCTGGCCGTGGTGGACGGCCTCCGGCCCATCGCGGAGCGGCTCGGCGCGACCGTGGCGCAGGTCGCGCTGGCTTGGGTGTGGCACCAGCCTGGGGTCACGGCCGCCATCGCGGGGAGCCGGGACCGGCGCCACGCGCAGGACAACGCGAAGGCGGGAGACCTCGAACTGGACAGCGCCACGTTCGCGGAGATCGAGGCCCTCATCTCCCTCGGGCCGGACTTCGCATAG
- a CDS encoding aromatic ring-hydroxylating dioxygenase subunit alpha, producing MEPPAAPVDAAGLERALAPFGHSRMLPAEAYTSAEVLRWEERAFFEGSWFCAGRASDVAEPGAQRAVRVGSEGVLLVRDGGGTLRGFFNVCRHRGHELLEVGDARQHTVIRCPYHAWVYDLDGTLRGAAGFEETPAEALAPVAVAEWLGWVFVNASAEVTPFAEHAGGLDALLAPWEPERLMVAAREEYEVRANWKIVGENYHECYHCSSIHPELCRVSPPDSGENLEPDGAWVGGFMELLDRAETMSISGRSDGVVLPGLDERLRRQVLYVHVFPNLLVSLHPDYVLTHRLQPTAPDRTTVQCEWLFPPEAVGRDGFDPAYAVEFWDVTNREDWRACESVQRGVSSRAFRPGPLSPREDAVYRFITLVAKGYRDGKVTTPSPVAAPAAPALGS from the coding sequence GTGGAGCCGCCGGCAGCCCCCGTGGACGCCGCCGGCCTGGAGCGGGCCCTGGCGCCCTTCGGCCACAGCCGAATGCTCCCGGCCGAGGCGTACACGTCCGCCGAGGTCCTCCGGTGGGAGGAGCGGGCGTTCTTCGAGGGCTCGTGGTTCTGCGCCGGCCGGGCCTCCGACGTGGCCGAGCCGGGCGCGCAGCGCGCGGTCCGGGTGGGCTCGGAGGGCGTCCTGCTGGTCCGGGACGGCGGCGGGACGCTCCGGGGGTTCTTCAACGTCTGCCGCCACCGCGGGCACGAGCTCCTGGAGGTGGGCGACGCTCGCCAGCACACCGTCATCCGGTGCCCCTACCACGCGTGGGTGTACGACCTGGACGGGACGCTCCGGGGGGCGGCCGGGTTCGAGGAGACGCCGGCCGAGGCCCTCGCACCGGTGGCCGTGGCCGAGTGGCTCGGCTGGGTGTTCGTGAACGCGTCGGCCGAAGTGACGCCGTTCGCCGAACACGCCGGGGGGCTCGACGCACTTCTGGCCCCATGGGAGCCAGAGCGGTTGATGGTGGCGGCCCGGGAGGAATACGAGGTCCGGGCCAACTGGAAGATCGTCGGGGAGAACTACCACGAGTGCTACCACTGCTCGAGCATCCACCCCGAGCTGTGCCGGGTCTCGCCGCCGGACAGCGGGGAGAACCTGGAGCCGGACGGGGCCTGGGTGGGCGGCTTCATGGAGCTCCTCGACCGCGCCGAGACCATGTCGATCTCTGGACGGAGCGACGGCGTCGTGCTGCCCGGCCTGGACGAGCGGCTGCGTCGCCAGGTCCTGTACGTGCACGTGTTCCCGAACCTGCTGGTCAGCCTGCACCCCGACTACGTCCTGACCCACCGGCTCCAGCCCACCGCCCCGGACCGGACCACCGTGCAGTGCGAGTGGCTGTTCCCGCCGGAGGCCGTGGGCAGGGACGGCTTCGACCCCGCCTACGCCGTGGAGTTCTGGGACGTCACCAACCGCGAGGACTGGCGGGCCTGCGAGTCGGTCCAGCGCGGCGTGTCCTCCCGGGCCTTTCGCCCCGGCCCGCTGTCGCCCCGCGA